In Oryza glaberrima chromosome 8, OglaRS2, whole genome shotgun sequence, the following are encoded in one genomic region:
- the LOC127782662 gene encoding uncharacterized protein LOC127782662 isoform X1 — protein MPRVPTLQASAAAAAAAAARSWPMLRRLWRKAVVAPVLWLYHLGEDIIFYGFLAAMMAANLGGIVPEILGRWACGEGSAVSAAGEEVLACSKFIIVRFLPAFVVQLFVRILARARFEAREAKKEKEKRENNEKQTSSTAIRVESSKEQRPESRGARRWGPKGFMPYAIYLAPPLIQLSCLGIKMKAHHEEGSLEWRVGYVLDDFARFTSAILISFVGVPSMLLTAMIPKVKDDDTSSQ, from the exons atgcctAGGGTTCCCACGCTGCAAGcttccgccgcggcggcggcggcggccgcggcgaggagctGGCCGATGCTGCGGCGGCTCTggaggaaggcggtggtggcgcccgtGCTCTGGCTCTACCACCTCGGGGAGGACATCATCTTCTACGGCTTCCtggcggcgatgatggcggcgaACCTCGGCGGCATCGTGCCCGAGATCCTCGGCCGCTGGGCCTGCGGCGAGGGCTCCGCCGTGTCGGCCGCTGGCGAGGAGGTCCTCGCGTGCTCCAAGTTCATCATAGTGCGCTTCCTCCCGGCTTTCGTCGTCCAGCTCTTCGTGCGCATCCTCGCCCGCGCCCGGTTCGAAGCCAGGGAGgcgaagaaggagaaggagaagagggagaacaACGAGAAG CAGACAAGCTCGACCGCCATCAGGGTTGAATCATCTAAGGAACAACGTCCAGAAAGTCGAGGAGCACGGCGCTGGGGGCCCAAAGGCTTCATGCCATATGCAATCTACCTAGCCCCTCCTTTGATTCAACTTTCTTGTCTTGGCATTAAGATGAAAGCCCATCATGAGGAAGGATCTCTTGAATGGAGGGTGGGCTATGTGCTTGATGACTTTGCGAGGTTCACTTCTGCTATTTTGATTTCGTTTGTTGGTGTCCCAAGCATGCTGCTCACAGCGATGATTCCCAAGGTGAAGGATGATGACACTTCGTCGCAGTGA
- the LOC127782773 gene encoding uncharacterized protein LOC127782773 → MEAAGGAARGFRRRVPEPGWWVLRAVERSLRRRLSRAVAAWLPATVVVGWVTAVAGIAPIVGRWVGGEVGRAMEVAGVHVVGAGQHVFMLLVVPIAVLLMVMQLRLLAGPLMGGRGMLVRTIAAMELSILEHHRERRGKWNQLAQEIVFPLSISFVLLGVAMIGLMITGFSPEKEFSRKNIGWILADVGFLGWHALVGFFLLPKVILTLRVRS, encoded by the exons ATGGAGGCGGCCGGGGGAGCAGCGCGAGGTTTCCGGCGCCGGGTGCCGGAGCCGGGGTGGTGGGTCCTGAGGGCGGTGGAGAGgtccctgcgccgccgcctctcccgcgcCGTGGCCGCCTGGCTTCCCGCCACCGTTGTCGTGGGCTGGGTGACCGCCGTCGCCGGGATCGCCCCCATCGTCGGGCGCtgggtcggcggcgaggtggggcgcGCCATGGAGGTCGCGGGCGTccacgtcgtcggcgccgggcaGCACGTGTTCATGCTCCTCGTGGTCCCCATCGCCGTGCTGCTAATGGTGATGCAGCTGCGTCTGCTTGCTGGGCCTCTGATGGGAGGCAGGGGGATG CTGGTAAGAACAATTGCTGCAATGGAATTATCCATCCTGGAGCACCATCGTGAACGCAGAGGAAAATGGAATCAGCTGGCTCAAGAAATCGTGTTCCCACTCAGCATTAGCTTCGTCCTCCTAGGAGTTGCGATGATTGGCTTGATGATCACTGGATTTTCACCAGAAAAAGAATTTAGCAGAAAGAATATTGGCTGGATACTTGCTGATGTTGGATTTTTGGGTTGGCATGCTCTAGTAGGATTTTTTCTACTTCCAAAAGTGATCCTCACACTTCGGGTACGTTCCTAG
- the LOC127782662 gene encoding uncharacterized protein LOC127782662 isoform X2: protein MPRVPTLQASAAAAAAAAARSWPMLRRLWRKAVVAPVLWLYHLGEDIIFYGFLAAMMAANLGGIVPEILGRWACGEGSAVSAAGEEVLACSKFIIVRFLPAFVVQLFVRILARARFEAREAKKEKEKRENNEKTSSTAIRVESSKEQRPESRGARRWGPKGFMPYAIYLAPPLIQLSCLGIKMKAHHEEGSLEWRVGYVLDDFARFTSAILISFVGVPSMLLTAMIPKVKDDDTSSQ, encoded by the exons atgcctAGGGTTCCCACGCTGCAAGcttccgccgcggcggcggcggcggccgcggcgaggagctGGCCGATGCTGCGGCGGCTCTggaggaaggcggtggtggcgcccgtGCTCTGGCTCTACCACCTCGGGGAGGACATCATCTTCTACGGCTTCCtggcggcgatgatggcggcgaACCTCGGCGGCATCGTGCCCGAGATCCTCGGCCGCTGGGCCTGCGGCGAGGGCTCCGCCGTGTCGGCCGCTGGCGAGGAGGTCCTCGCGTGCTCCAAGTTCATCATAGTGCGCTTCCTCCCGGCTTTCGTCGTCCAGCTCTTCGTGCGCATCCTCGCCCGCGCCCGGTTCGAAGCCAGGGAGgcgaagaaggagaaggagaagagggagaacaACGAGAAG ACAAGCTCGACCGCCATCAGGGTTGAATCATCTAAGGAACAACGTCCAGAAAGTCGAGGAGCACGGCGCTGGGGGCCCAAAGGCTTCATGCCATATGCAATCTACCTAGCCCCTCCTTTGATTCAACTTTCTTGTCTTGGCATTAAGATGAAAGCCCATCATGAGGAAGGATCTCTTGAATGGAGGGTGGGCTATGTGCTTGATGACTTTGCGAGGTTCACTTCTGCTATTTTGATTTCGTTTGTTGGTGTCCCAAGCATGCTGCTCACAGCGATGATTCCCAAGGTGAAGGATGATGACACTTCGTCGCAGTGA